CATGGGAAACCATGCCAGCAGGCTGATGAGCAAACAGGTGACGATCCTTGGCATGACGCGAGCCGTCCACGAATAGCAAGGAATCCTCATGGGTGAGTCCTTTGAGTGGCGTGCCCCAGGCGTGGCCCCACGGGGCAACGCCTAGGTTAATGAATGAGATAAATGAACAGGATGAATGGATAAAAACGGTGGGGCGGCTTACACCGCCCCTGACATAGGCTTACTCGGCCAGCGCCTCTTCCGCCTGCTCTTCGGCATCGCTACCCATGCAGCGGTTTTCCGCCACGTTGTAGTTGCCGCATTCCATTGGCTTGCGCCAGTCGCTAATCAAATCACGCGAACCGGGCAGGTAGTCCGACCAGGCATCGCCCGCCACGGTAGACGGGGTTTCCCATACCACGGCGAACTGGCCGTTGTCCTGAATTTCCCCGATCATGACCGGCTTGGTGATGTGGTGGTTGGGCATCATCGCCGCCGAACCGCCCGACAGGTTGGGCACGGTCACGCCGATGATGGCATCTTTAACCGCGTCCACATCGGTAGTACCGGCTTTCTGAACAGCCTCTACCCACATATTGAAGCCGATATAGTGGGCTTCCATCGGATCGTTGGTCACGGCGTCGTCTTCACCGGTATGCTCAAGCCAGGCGTCGATAAAGTCGTAGTTAGCGTCACTATCCACGCTCATGAAGTAGTTCCAGGCGGCCAAGTGGCCAACCAACGGCCCGGTATCGATCCCGGTGAGTTCCTGCTCACCCACCGAAAAGGCAACGACGGGAATATCGGCCGCGTCGATGCCCTGGTTACCCAGCTCACGGTAGAACGGCACGTTGGCATCGCCATTGATGGTAGATACCACGGCGGTTTTCTTGCCCTCGCTGCCGAAACGACCGATTTCCGAGACGATGTTCTGCCAATCGGAGTGACCAAAGGGCGTGTAGTTGACCATGATGTCTTCGTCGGCCACGCCAAACTCGTCCTTGAGATAGGCTTCCAGGATGCGGTTGGTGGTGCGCGGGAAGACATAGTCAGTCCCCGCCAGCACCCAGCGCTCGACGCCGATCTGGTCATGCAAATAGTTGACGGCAGGGATTGACTGCTGGTTGGGTGCCGCGCCGGTGTAAAAGACGTTCTCGGAAGATTCCTCGCCTTCGTACTGCACCGGATAGAACAGCAAGCCATTCAGTTCTTCTACCACCGGCAGAACCGCTTTACGCGACACGGAGGTCCAGTTACCGAAGATAACGTCGACTTCTTCCTGCTCGAGCAACTCCCGCGCACGCTCGGCAAACAGCGGCCAGTCGGAGGCGGGGTCGACCACCACCGGCTCGATCTCACGGCCGAGCAGGCCGCCGGCTTCGTTCTGCTGCTCGATCAGCATCTCGACGGTGTCTTTAAGGACAGTCTCACTGATGGCCATGGTGCCAGAGAGCGAGTGCAG
This window of the Halomonas sp. SH5A2 genome carries:
- the urtA gene encoding urea ABC transporter substrate-binding protein; translated protein: MTTFLRKTHPKTSRVFSTALLTAAVMGASTQAIAQDEDPIKVGILHSLSGTMAISETVLKDTVEMLIEQQNEAGGLLGREIEPVVVDPASDWPLFAERARELLEQEEVDVIFGNWTSVSRKAVLPVVEELNGLLFYPVQYEGEESSENVFYTGAAPNQQSIPAVNYLHDQIGVERWVLAGTDYVFPRTTNRILEAYLKDEFGVADEDIMVNYTPFGHSDWQNIVSEIGRFGSEGKKTAVVSTINGDANVPFYRELGNQGIDAADIPVVAFSVGEQELTGIDTGPLVGHLAAWNYFMSVDSDANYDFIDAWLEHTGEDDAVTNDPMEAHYIGFNMWVEAVQKAGTTDVDAVKDAIIGVTVPNLSGGSAAMMPNHHITKPVMIGEIQDNGQFAVVWETPSTVAGDAWSDYLPGSRDLISDWRKPMECGNYNVAENRCMGSDAEEQAEEALAE